A part of Aegilops tauschii subsp. strangulata cultivar AL8/78 chromosome 2, Aet v6.0, whole genome shotgun sequence genomic DNA contains:
- the LOC109734350 gene encoding uncharacterized protein, with the protein MRVGERQHATCTNAGIFTETPMAEIRERNTPFSVGGTDVDELSDHIVQAKLLCPEFFNFDQLRGVNQFRVNQVWAVYDSRSCMPRSYVRITKVKRAPKFMVHFIWLEFDPTNKEELAWSCGELPVACGQFRRGKSETAQETCMFSHTISCEKSKLRNSFDIYPRKGEVWALFKGWDIGWSSDAGNHTNYEYEVVQVVSDFTTETSIIVIPLVKVKGFVSLFMQSKEGSAYPIPRDSTLRFSHCVPHHLMCGTKREGVPQGSLELDPAALPLHLEEAFASVVPEKSSAKCQEFDPKCPGSPGGNNSRKGSVRFGEKQGATCMNTWIFAKMPKEEKREHKTPSAVECAHTGEKSDDIVRVGYECPDSEFYEFSETRLLHKFEPGQIWAIYSDIDKFPNYYAFIENVDLKNNKVQARWLDACPQGEEERRLVTEDRPVGCRTFKVSTVQGLMTYTGTEIAECFSRLVLARPTGRRNKDWKAGWTAHNFNRCDYELVEIFCHTNSSIRVRLLRKVDGYRAVFTRETTVETIGKDEYLKFSHQIPCFHLTNEGGGKLRGCLELDPYSVPEEFLLTD; encoded by the coding sequence TGGGGAGAGGCAACATGCTACATGCACGAATGCAGGGATCTTTACAGAGACACCAATGGCAGAGATCAGAGAACGTAACACTCCATTTTCTGTAGGGGGTACAGATGTTGATGAGCTATCCGATCATATTGTCCAAGCAAAATTATTATGTCCCGAGTTTTTTAACTTTGACCAACTTAGAGGTGTAAATCAGTTTAGAGTGAACCAGGTCTGGGCTGTCTATGATAGTCGAAGCTGTATGCCAAGATCTTATGTTCGAATTACAAAGGTAAAGAGGGCCCCCAAGTTTATGGTACACTTTATTTGGCTGGAGTTTGATCCCACAAATAAAGAGGAGCTGGCTTGGTCTTGTGGGGAACTGCCTGTTGCTTGTGGACAATTTAGGCGTGGAAAGTCAGAAACAGCTCAAGAAACTTGCATGTTCTCTCATACTATTTCCTGTGAGAAAAGCAAGCTGAGAAACTCTTTTGATATATATCCTAGGAAAGGTGAAGTTTGGGCCCTTTTTAAGGGATGGGACATTGGTTGGAGTTCAGATGCTGGCAACCACACAAACTATGAGTATGAGGTTGTTCAAGTTGTCTCTGATTTCACAACAGAAACTAGCATCATCGTCATTCCGCTTGTAAAAGTAAAAGGTTTCGTCAGCTTATTTATGCAGTCAAAAGAGGGAAGTGCGTACCCGATACCGCGGGATAGCACACTGAGGTTTTCACATTGTGTCCCTCATCATCTGATGTGTGGAACTAAAAGAGAAGGCGTTCCACAAGGAAGTCTTGAGCTCGATCCTGCAGCACTCCCCCTTCATTTGGAAGAGGCCTTTGCTTCTGTTGTCCCGGAAAAAAGTTCAGCAAAATGTCAGGAGTTTGATCCCAAATGCCCTGGTTCACCGGGTGGAAATAACTCTCGCAAGGGATCCGTTAGGTTCGGAGAGAAGCAAGGTGCGACATGCATGAACACATGGATATTTGCAAAGATGCCAAAAGAAGAGAAGAGAGAGCATAAAACTCCATCTGCTGTAGAATGTGCACATACTGGTGAGAAATCTGATGATATTGTCCGAGTAGGATATGAATGTCCGGATTCAGAGTTCTATGAATTTTCAGAAACAAGACTGCTTCACAAGTTCGAACCTGGGCAGATCTGGGCCATCTACAGCGACATCGATAAGTTCCCCAATTACTATGCCTTCATAGAGAATGTTGATCTGAAGAACAACAAAGTACAAGCAAGGTGGCTTGATGCATGTCCCCAGGGAGAGGAGGAGAGAAGACTGGTGACAGAAGATCGGCCTGTTGGCTGCAGAACCTTTAAGGTTTCCACTGTGCAGGGTCTTATGACTTACACTGGTACAGAAATAGCAGAATGCTTTTCTCGTCTTGTGCTTGCTAGACCAACTGGCAGAAGAAACAAGGACTGGAAGGCTGGATGGACTGCACACAATTTTAACAGGTGTGACTATGAGTTGGTGGAGATATTCTGCCACACTAATTCGTCCATACGAGTTCGGCTGCTAAGAAAGGTTGATGGTTACAGGGCAGTATTTACAAGGGAGACAACTGTGGAGACGATAGGCAAGGATGAGTACCTGAAGTTCTCTCACCAGATCCCTTGCTTCCATCTGACAAATGAAGGAGGAGGCAAGCTTCGAGGCTGTTTGGAGCTCGATCCTTATTCCGTGCCGGAGGAGTTTCTCCTGACTGATTGA